ACCTTACAAATTACCGATGCTTTAGGCTGTACGCAAACCGCTTCATTTACCCTTAACGACTCACCGCCAGCAAGCCTTATTTTAACCAACCAAATTAACCCCGCCTGCGGGCAAGCCAACGGCGAAATTACAGTTAGCCCTACTGGTGGCACTGGGCCGTTTAGTTATACGTGGTCGCATAATGCAAGTTTAAATAGCCCTACGGCAACCGGACTTAATGCCAACACATACACGGTAACAGTAACCGATGCATTGGGCTGCACCGCACAGTTAAGTATAAGTTTACCCAATAGTGCGGCAGCAACAGCAAATATAGTAAGTACAACAAATGCTACTTGTAACCAAGCCAACGCCAGTGCCGATATTGAAATAACAGGGGGATTACAACCTTTTAATTTTGTTTGGATGCCGGGTAATATTAACACCGAAGATCTTGTAAATGTACCATCCGGAAATTATGTGCTAACAGCCACAGATGCCGCCGGATGTCAAACTACCCTTTCTTTAACCCTCACAGATTCGCCACCAGTAAGTTTTGTCTTAATTAATCAGCAAAACACAACTTGCAGTCAGGCTAATGGCATTTTAGAATTAAATATTACTAATGGCACACCCAATTATACTTACAATTGGTCGCCCAATGTTAGCAATTCAAATATTGCATCCGGATTAAATGCCGGAACCTACAATATTACCGTTACCGATGCAGCCGGATGTATAGCAACGCAAAGTTTTACGCTTGCCGATTCACCTGCTCCTAATATTATTGTTGCCAATATCATACCTGCATCATGTGGTGTTGATAATGGTGCTATTGACCTTGAAACAGAAAATGGTACAGCGCCCTTTGTTTACGAATGGTCGCCAAGTTTGGGCAATAATCCGGATATTACCGATTTGCCAGCGGGCTTTTACAGCGTTACCGTTACCGATGCCAATAACTGCACCGATTCTGAAACCATTGAAATCGTCAATCCAAGCGCCCCCGAAATAAATTTAGTTAATGTAAGTAATGCCGGTTGCGGGCAAACCGATGGCAAAATTACCGTTTCGGTTAGTGGTGGTACGGGCGTGGTAAATATTACCTGGCTTGCCGATGACGGTTCGTCTGGCAATGTGCCGGCAGATGGTATCATTGACGGGCTTCCTGCGGGTAATTACACTTTTACCGCCCAAGACGAAACAGGCTGTACAGATGTATTGGTGGTAACGGTAGTAGGATTTTCAAATCCCGACTTAGTACTTGTTTCGAGTAACCCTGCTACTTGTGGGCTTAATAATGGATTTGCCAACATTAATAATAGCGCAGGTAGCAACGCTGGTACATGGCTTTGGACCCCCAATGTAGCCAATACCAACAATCCCAACAATTTGCCCCCCGGCAGCTATACCGTATTTTTTACCGATGCTAATGGCTGCACCGACCAAATAGACCTGACTATTGATGCCCAAGCCTCGCCAGATATTGCCAATGTAATTACAACTGAATCTAATTGCGGAGCATCGGATGGGACAGCTACGCTGCAAGTTACTGCCGGCGGCGCACCGATTACTACTTATACCTGGTTGCCTAATGTTAGCAATACTATTAGTGCCAACAATTTGAGCGCGGGCGTATATAGTGTTACGGTTACTGATGCCAATGGTTGTACCGACACTATTGGCTTTAATATTGTTAATTTAGGTGCTCCGAGTATCAGTTTAACTAATTCTACTAATGCAGCATGTGGACAAGCATCGGGCAGTTTAAGTTTTACTGCAAATGGAGGGCAACCACCTTACACGTGGCAACCCGGCAACTTGTCGGGCAATAATGTTACTTATAATAATTTGTTGGCCGGTACCTACTCCACAACTGTTACCGATGCCAATGGTTGCGCTGCTACTTTAACTGGCACAGTTGGTAGTGTAAATGGGCCTACACTTACCCTAATAGCACAAGCAGATGCTCATTGCGGCCTTTCCGATGGCAGCATAACCGTTCAGGTTAGTGCGGGTAGTAATTTAAGTTGGCAGCCCATAGGTAGCGGTACCAAATCCGACAATTTACCTGCCGGCACTTACACCATTACCGCTACCGATGCAAATGGTTGTACTGCAATATTAAACGTTACGCTTAATGATATTGTGGGTGTAAGTATTTCGTTAGTTAATAGTGTTAATACAAGTTGTGGCAACAATAACGGCTCAATTGAAACCAATGCTAATGGTGGTGTTTTGCCCTACACCTTTAAGTGGTCGCATAATGCGTTGTTGAATAGCCCCAATGCTACTAATTTATTGGCGGGCACTTACAGCGTAACAGTAACCGATGCTTCGGGTTGCGAGGCCACACTTAGCCAAAATCTTACAGATAGTGCTGGCCCTGTTTTATCGCCGGGCAACAACACGCCAGCTAACTGCGGGCAAAATAACGGCAGCCTTGAGGTTTTAGTGCCCGGAAATATAAACGATTATACTTTTTTGTGGAATACAACACCGCCGCAAAATACAGCCACGGCATCCGGATTAGGAGTTGGCACTTATACCGTTACAGTTACCGATTTAAATGGTTGTAGCAGTAGTTTGACCTTGTCAATTTCAAATATCGGAGCACCGCAGATAACAATTGATAACAGCACTAATCCCACTTGCGGACAAGCCAACGGAGAAATCAGTATATCTGCTACAGGTGGCAATGGAACGCTTATTTATTCGTGGTCGCCAACACCCAATAATACTAATTCAATAAGTAATTTACCTGCGGGCGTGTATAGTGTTAGCGTTACCGACCAAGATGGTTGCCAAGCAACAGCGGTAATAGTGCTTATTGACCAACAGGGCGCAATTCTTAGTTTGGTTGGCCTAATATCGGCTAATTGTGGCCAGGCTAATGGCAGTGCCGAGGTAGCCGCTTTGGGCGGTACAAGCCCAATTGATTTTGTTTGGAATAGTGTGCCCATGCAAAATATGGCTTTGGCTTCCAATTTGTCCTCCGGAAATTATACAGTAACGGCCACTGATGCTAATGGATGCACTTCTTTTTTAGATGTTTTTATTCCGGATATTGCTGGCCCATCATTAAACATCAAAAATATTACGCCCGAGTATTGTGGTTTAAAAAACGGGGCTGCTATTTTAGAAACAACAGGCGGCACGCCACCGTATAATTATGATTGGCCCGATTTTATTCCGGATGGTTCGGCAGCGGCAAGTAATTTGGTTAGTGGTAATTATGATGTAACAGTTACCGACTCCAAAGGATGCACCTCTGTAATAACGGTAATCATACCCATTGCCGACCCCATGCCTTTAGTTTTTGGAGGTGTAACAGATGCTACCTGTGGGACATCTAATGGCAGTATTACCATTGATACAACAGGCAAACTGCAGCCATGTACGTTTACTTGGTCGCACGATGCAAATTTAAACAGCCCTGTTGCTACTAATTTAAGCGCGGGCAATTATTTGGTAACTATAACCGATGCCTTAGGTTGCGCTGTTTCGGGTAGTACTTTGGTGGCTGTTAGCAACGGCCCACAAATTGCCCTTGATGCGATATTACCTGAGCATTGCGGCAAATTAGATGGGGGAGTAGAAATAACAATATCGGGCGGAATGCCTCCTTACATTTTGGTGTGGAATAATGGCATGAACAGCGAAGACTTATACAATGTAACTTGCGGTACTTATTCTGTTACCGTTACAGATGCTTTAGGATGTGAAACTTTGGGCAATTATGATATTAATTGCATTGCCGCTCCAGACCTGAGTATTGCTTCAATTAATGATGCAACTTGTAATAAAGCGAATGGTAGTATTGCTACCGATGTTTTAGGCGGAAACGGCACTTTGGTTTATACATGGAGCCATAATCCGGGCTTAAATAACCCGGATGCTACTAACTTGTTGGCAGGAAACTATACTGTAACCGTAACCGACTCGAATGGTTGTAGTGATATTGCCTCGGCAATTATTGGCGATTCGCCGCCGGTACAGATTGCCCTGACAGCTTCTCAGGCCGAACATTGTGGCCTTAAAAATGGCTTTGCCGAAACACAGACTACTGGCGGCACCAATCCTTGCACTTATACTTGGAGCCATGATGCTACCCTAAACAACCCTAACGCCATTAATTTAAGTGCAGGTAATTATATTGTAACGGTAACAGATGCCAAAGGCTGCACTGCAACGCTAAACATTACAATTGATGCCGTTGATGGCCCAAGCATTACTATTACCAATGGTACAGCACTTTGCGCTACCCCCGAAGGAAGCGTATCGGCCAATGTTTCTAACGGCAGTTTGCCTTACAGTTATTTGTGGAATACAAGTCCGGTGCAAACTTCGGCAACGGCTACAAATTTACTTCCGGGTGTTTACAGCGTAACTGTTACCGACTCGTTTGGATGCTTGGCAACCGCCTCGGCTACTGTTGTGGGCAGTTTGCCCCCTGTGGTTGTAAATTGTGGCACCATTACTAATACTAGTATTGAGTTTGTTTGGGATGCCATAGCTGGCGCGTTAGATTATAGTTATAGCACCTCTACAGGTTTAAACGGCAGTACCACCGATACTACATTATTAATCACTGGTTTAACAGATGGACAAACGGTAAGCATAACAATTATTGTAAACGGCCCCGCCGAATGTGGTAACAGCGCGGAGGCAACCGTTAGCTGCACAACTGAAAATTATAGCTGCCCGCCAAATCCAATAACCGTAACCGGCGTATTGCCAACGTATTGTATAGATGCCGAACCTGTTACCTTAAATTTTGAGCCAGTTGGAGGCAGTTTTGGAGATAGTAGTGGTATTGTGGGTAATTTGTTTTATGCTAATATGGCCGGAGTTGGTACACACGACATTACCTACACCTTGGTTCAAAATATTGGTTCAACGGTTTGTAGTTATGATACCACTATTCAAATAACTGTTGTGCCTTTGCCAAATCCGGAAGTGATACTACCCGATTATATTTGTTTAGGAGACGATTTGACGCTGCTTGTTTCCGGAAATATAAATCCGGATTCACAATTTGAGTGGAAAATTAATGGCCAAGTCATCAATAATAATTCCGGACCCTTTGTTTACAAACCAATAACAACCGGAAATTATGAGGTTCAATTAACAGAAACCACTATTGCCGGATGTTCGGCTTCAATGACTAAAGGGGTTATTGTGTCGGCAATAGAGGAGGTTAAATTATTGGCTGCCGATACTGCGGTTTTAAAAGGTGGTACGGTACTTTTAACAGCAAATGGTAGTTCTGCTTTTGGCGGTGAATTAACCTATACCTGGTCGCCTGAAATTATTTGTAGCAACAATAATTGTAACGAAGGAGTAGCAACTATTACCGCAAATTCAACGTATTTAGTTACAATTACCGACAGTTTTGGTTGCCAAGACGAAGCCGAAATTACTATAAATGTACTATTGCCAAATGTGGTAAACATACCAACTGCATTTAGTCCTAATAATGATGGGTTTAATGATGTTTTTGTACCAGCAGGCAATAATATATTAAACTATAACTTGTTGATATATGACCGATGGGGAAAAATAATTTTTAATGGAGTAGCTTTAACCGCTACCCAAGGATGGAACGGAATGTACCAAAATTCAACGCTACAAGCTGAAGTAGGTGTATATGTATTAGTGACTGAAATTACGTTTAACGATGGGAAAAAACAAGTTTTAGAAGGAAATTTAACCTTGGTTAGGTAAAAAAAAATATTCCGGATGATGGCGATTGGGACAAAATAAAATAGCGGCAAATTGCAACTAGCAACTCGCCGCTATAAACAAACCCAAAACTATGAAAAACACTGCTGTCTTTATAAATT
The sequence above is drawn from the Sphingobacteriales bacterium genome and encodes:
- a CDS encoding gliding motility-associated C-terminal domain-containing protein, whose protein sequence is MAICENDLPYQLPDGSLVSLSGNYPVLLTASNGCDSLITTQLTVNFNSTNTLNPQICDGDAFTVGTNTYTTSGTYTDILINAAGCDSIITTNLTANNNYSQIIPIAICQSQTPYLLPDGTNVFTSGTYDVVLPTIYGCDSLISTQLTINPESNITLNPQICNGDVFTVGTNTYTTTGTYTDVLIDAAGCDSTITTNLTVTAQINVNNPQTICNGSSYTIGNSTYTADGIYQDLFTSVGGCDSVVTTQLTVLPAIIASNDITICNGASYSIGNSTYTTTGTYTDVLQASNGCDSTVTTNLTVVNLTITLDVAQQASCNLANGALSVSVGGNGLPPFTYLWSPGGYTTEDISNLPSGNYTLQITDALGCTQTASFTLNDSPPASLILTNQINPACGQANGEITVSPTGGTGPFSYTWSHNASLNSPTATGLNANTYTVTVTDALGCTAQLSISLPNSAAATANIVSTTNATCNQANASADIEITGGLQPFNFVWMPGNINTEDLVNVPSGNYVLTATDAAGCQTTLSLTLTDSPPVSFVLINQQNTTCSQANGILELNITNGTPNYTYNWSPNVSNSNIASGLNAGTYNITVTDAAGCIATQSFTLADSPAPNIIVANIIPASCGVDNGAIDLETENGTAPFVYEWSPSLGNNPDITDLPAGFYSVTVTDANNCTDSETIEIVNPSAPEINLVNVSNAGCGQTDGKITVSVSGGTGVVNITWLADDGSSGNVPADGIIDGLPAGNYTFTAQDETGCTDVLVVTVVGFSNPDLVLVSSNPATCGLNNGFANINNSAGSNAGTWLWTPNVANTNNPNNLPPGSYTVFFTDANGCTDQIDLTIDAQASPDIANVITTESNCGASDGTATLQVTAGGAPITTYTWLPNVSNTISANNLSAGVYSVTVTDANGCTDTIGFNIVNLGAPSISLTNSTNAACGQASGSLSFTANGGQPPYTWQPGNLSGNNVTYNNLLAGTYSTTVTDANGCAATLTGTVGSVNGPTLTLIAQADAHCGLSDGSITVQVSAGSNLSWQPIGSGTKSDNLPAGTYTITATDANGCTAILNVTLNDIVGVSISLVNSVNTSCGNNNGSIETNANGGVLPYTFKWSHNALLNSPNATNLLAGTYSVTVTDASGCEATLSQNLTDSAGPVLSPGNNTPANCGQNNGSLEVLVPGNINDYTFLWNTTPPQNTATASGLGVGTYTVTVTDLNGCSSSLTLSISNIGAPQITIDNSTNPTCGQANGEISISATGGNGTLIYSWSPTPNNTNSISNLPAGVYSVSVTDQDGCQATAVIVLIDQQGAILSLVGLISANCGQANGSAEVAALGGTSPIDFVWNSVPMQNMALASNLSSGNYTVTATDANGCTSFLDVFIPDIAGPSLNIKNITPEYCGLKNGAAILETTGGTPPYNYDWPDFIPDGSAAASNLVSGNYDVTVTDSKGCTSVITVIIPIADPMPLVFGGVTDATCGTSNGSITIDTTGKLQPCTFTWSHDANLNSPVATNLSAGNYLVTITDALGCAVSGSTLVAVSNGPQIALDAILPEHCGKLDGGVEITISGGMPPYILVWNNGMNSEDLYNVTCGTYSVTVTDALGCETLGNYDINCIAAPDLSIASINDATCNKANGSIATDVLGGNGTLVYTWSHNPGLNNPDATNLLAGNYTVTVTDSNGCSDIASAIIGDSPPVQIALTASQAEHCGLKNGFAETQTTGGTNPCTYTWSHDATLNNPNAINLSAGNYIVTVTDAKGCTATLNITIDAVDGPSITITNGTALCATPEGSVSANVSNGSLPYSYLWNTSPVQTSATATNLLPGVYSVTVTDSFGCLATASATVVGSLPPVVVNCGTITNTSIEFVWDAIAGALDYSYSTSTGLNGSTTDTTLLITGLTDGQTVSITIIVNGPAECGNSAEATVSCTTENYSCPPNPITVTGVLPTYCIDAEPVTLNFEPVGGSFGDSSGIVGNLFYANMAGVGTHDITYTLVQNIGSTVCSYDTTIQITVVPLPNPEVILPDYICLGDDLTLLVSGNINPDSQFEWKINGQVINNNSGPFVYKPITTGNYEVQLTETTIAGCSASMTKGVIVSAIEEVKLLAADTAVLKGGTVLLTANGSSAFGGELTYTWSPEIICSNNNCNEGVATITANSTYLVTITDSFGCQDEAEITINVLLPNVVNIPTAFSPNNDGFNDVFVPAGNNILNYNLLIYDRWGKIIFNGVALTATQGWNGMYQNSTLQAEVGVYVLVTEITFNDGKKQVLEGNLTLVR